The Tessaracoccus flavus genome includes the window AGATCACCAACGATGACGGCACCTACTCGTCGTACAAGCTCGACAAGTTCGTGCGCTCCAACGCGGGCACCTGCATCAACCAGCGACCGCTGGTCGGTCCGGGCGACCGTGTCGAGGTGGGCACCCCGCTGGCTGACGGCCCCTGCACCGATCAGGGCGAGCTGGCGCTCGGTAAGAACCTCCTCGTGGCGTTCATGCCGTGGGAGGGCCTCAACTACGAGGACGCGATCATCCTCTCGCAGCGCATCGTTCAGGACGACGTGCTGACCTCGATCCACATCGAGGAGCACGAGGTCGACGCCCGCGACACCAAGCTGGGCGCCGAGGAGATCACCCGTGAGATCCCCAACGTCTCCGACGAGATGCTCGCGGACCTCGACGAACGCGGCATCGTCCGCATCGGTGCTGAGGTCTCGGCCGGAGACATCCTCGTCGGCAAGGTCACGCCCAAGGGCGAGACCGAGCTGACCCCTGAGGAGCGGCTGCTGCGCGCGATCTTCGGCGAGAAGGCGCGCGAAGTGCGCGACACCTCGCTCAAGGTCCCCCACGGCGAGTCCGGCACGGTCATCGGCGTTCGGGTGTTCAACCGCGAAGACGACGACGAGCTGCCTCCGGGTGTGAACCAGCTGGTGCGGGTCCACGTCGCGCAGAAGCGCAAGATCTCCGACGGCGACAAGCTCGCCGGCCGCCACGGCAACAAGGGCGTCATCTCGAAGATCCTGCCGGTTGAAGACATGCCGTTCCTCGAGGACGGGACCCCCGTCGACATCGTGCTCAACCCGCTCGGCGTGCCGTCGCGAATGAACCTCGGCCAGGTGCTCGAGAACCACCTCGGCTGGATCGCCAAGACCGGCTGGGACGTCACGGGCGTCAAGGAAGAGTGGGCCGAGCGCTTGCGCGACGTCGGCCTCGGCCGCGTAGAGGGAGACGCCCGAGTGGCGAGCCCCGTCTTCGACGGTGCCGACGCACATGAGATCTCAGGTCTGCTGGAGCACTCGCTCGAGACCCGCGACGGCGATCGACTGATCGACGGCAGCGGCAAGGCGCGGCTCTTCGACGGCCGCTCCGGCGAGCCGTACCCGGAGAAGATCGGCGTCGGCTACATGTACATGCTCAAGCTGCACCACCTTGTCGACGACAAGATCCACGCCCGCTCCACGGGGCCCTACTCGATGATCACGCAGCAGCCGCTCGGCGGTAAGGCCCAGTTCGGCGGCCAGCGCTTCGGTGAGATGGAAGTGTGGGCTCTGGAGGCGTACGGCGCCGCCTGGGCGCTCCAGGAGCTCCTGACGATCAAGTCGGACGACGTCCCCGGACGCGTGAAGGTCTACGAGGCCATCGTCAAGGGCGAGAACATCCCCGAGCCCGGCATCCCTGAGTCCTTCAAGGTGCTGGTCAAGGAGATGAAGTCGCTCTGCCTGAACGTGGAGGTGCTCTCCGACGACGGCCGCGTCATCGACCTGAGGGAGTCGGAGGACGACATCCGTTCCGCCGAGGACTTCGGCATCGACCTCGGTCGTCGTCCGGGTAGCGACAACTTCCTGGACGTCGGCGAAGTCTGAGTGACCAGCTCAGTCAACCCCCAACAACTCAGACTTTTCCTTTACAACTTTCCTGCCCCTGAGGTAGGGGAAAGAGAAGCAACGTGCTGGACGTGAACTTCTACGACGAACTGCGGATCGGTCTCGCGAGCGCCGATCAGATCCGCGAGTGGTCGCACGGCGAGGTCAAGAAGCCGGAGACCATCAACTACCGAACCCTCAAGCCCGAGCGTGACGGCCTCTTCTGCGAGAAGATCTTCGGCCCGACCCGGGACTGGGAGTGCTACTGCGGCAAGTACAAGCGCGTGCGCTTCAAGGGCATCATCTGTGAGCGCTGCGGCGTCGAGGTGACCCGCAGCAACGTGCGCCGCGAGCGCATGGGCCACATCGAGCTGGCTGCGCCCGTGACCCACATCTGGTACTTCAAGGGCGTGCCGAGCCGGCTGGGCTACCTGCTGGACATCGCGCCGAAGGACCTGGAGAAGGTCATCTATTTCGCCGCGCACATGATCACCGCGGTCGACGAGGAGGCTCGCCACCGCGACCTCAGCAGCCTGCAGGCGAAGGTCGAAGTGGAGACCAAGCAGGTCGCCCAGCGACGCGACGCCGAGATCGAAGCGCGCATGCAGAAGCTCGAGGAGGACCTCGCGCAGCTGGAGGAAGAGGGCGCGAAGGCCGACATCAAGCGCAAGGTCCGCGAAGCGGCCGAGCGTGAGGCCAACCAGATCCGGACCCGCTCGCAGCGTCAGCTGGACCGCATCGACGAGGTGTGGCAGCGCTTCAAGACCCTCAAGGTCCAGGACCTCGAAGGCGACGAGACGCTCTACCGCGAGATGAAGAAGCGCTTCGGCAAGTACTTCGAGGGCTCGATGGGCGCCGAGGCGATCCAGAAGCGCCTCGAGTCGTTCGACCTCAAGGCCGAGACCGAGTCGCTGCGCGAGACCATCGCCACCGGCAAGGGCCAGCGCAAGACCCGCGCCCTCAAGCGTCTCAAGGTCGTCAACGCGTTCCTCACCGGGCGCAACCACCCGTCGGCGATGGTGCTGGGCGCTGTCCCGGTCATCCCGCCGGACCTGCGTCCGATGGTCCAGCTGGACGGCGGCCGCTTCGCGACCTCCGACCTCAACGACCTGTACCGCCGCGTCATCAACCGCAACAACCGCCTCAAGCGACTGCTCGACCTCGGCGCTCCCGAGATCATCGTCAACAACGAGAAGCGCATGCTGCAGGAGGCCGTGGATTCGCTGTTCGACAACGGCCGCCGCGGGCGCCCGGTCACAGGGCCCGGCAACCGGCCGCTGAAGTCGATCTCGGACATGCTGAAGGGCAAGCAGGGCCGGTTCCGTCAGAACCTGCTCGGCAAGCGCGTCGACTACTCCGGCCGTTCGGTCATCGTGGTCGGTCCCCAGCTCAAGCTTCACCAGTGCGGTCTGCCGAAGGCGATGGCTCTGGAACTCTTCAAGCCGTTCGTGATGAAGCGCCTGGACGACCTCAACCACGCTCAGAACATCAAGGCAGCCAAGCGCATGGTCGAGCGCCAGCGTCCAGTGGTGTGGGATGTCCTCGAAGAGGTCATCGCCGAGCACCCCGTGCTGCTCAACCGTGCTCCGACGCTGCACCGCCTCGGCATCCAGGCGTTCGAGCCGCAGCTCATCGAGGGCAAGGCCATCCAGATCCACCCGCTCGTGTGCACGGCGTTCAACGCCGACTTCGACGGCGACCAGATGGCTGTCCACCTCCCGCTGTCGGCGGAGGCCCAGGCCGAAGCGCGCGTGCTGATGTTGTCCACCAACAACATCCTCAAGCCCGCCGACGGACGCCCGGTCACCATGCCCACGCAGGACATGATCATCGGTCACTACTTCCTCACCTCGGTTCGCCCCGGGAAGGGGGAGGGCCGGATGTTCTCCTCGCTCGCCGAGGCGATCATGGCGTTCGACCGCGGAGACCTCTCCATCGGCTCGAACATCAAGATCCGCCTGAACGACGTCATCGTCGAGGGCGTCGAGCCGCGCGCCGATGGCTCGGTGCTCGTCGAGACCACGCTGGGCCGCGCCCTCTTCAACGAGGCACTGCCTTCCGACTTCG containing:
- the rpoC gene encoding DNA-directed RNA polymerase subunit beta': MLDVNFYDELRIGLASADQIREWSHGEVKKPETINYRTLKPERDGLFCEKIFGPTRDWECYCGKYKRVRFKGIICERCGVEVTRSNVRRERMGHIELAAPVTHIWYFKGVPSRLGYLLDIAPKDLEKVIYFAAHMITAVDEEARHRDLSSLQAKVEVETKQVAQRRDAEIEARMQKLEEDLAQLEEEGAKADIKRKVREAAEREANQIRTRSQRQLDRIDEVWQRFKTLKVQDLEGDETLYREMKKRFGKYFEGSMGAEAIQKRLESFDLKAETESLRETIATGKGQRKTRALKRLKVVNAFLTGRNHPSAMVLGAVPVIPPDLRPMVQLDGGRFATSDLNDLYRRVINRNNRLKRLLDLGAPEIIVNNEKRMLQEAVDSLFDNGRRGRPVTGPGNRPLKSISDMLKGKQGRFRQNLLGKRVDYSGRSVIVVGPQLKLHQCGLPKAMALELFKPFVMKRLDDLNHAQNIKAAKRMVERQRPVVWDVLEEVIAEHPVLLNRAPTLHRLGIQAFEPQLIEGKAIQIHPLVCTAFNADFDGDQMAVHLPLSAEAQAEARVLMLSTNNILKPADGRPVTMPTQDMIIGHYFLTSVRPGKGEGRMFSSLAEAIMAFDRGDLSIGSNIKIRLNDVIVEGVEPRADGSVLVETTLGRALFNEALPSDFGYVNAVVGKKVLGQIVNDLAERYPKIEVATTLDNLKDMGFQWASRSGVTVSISDVQTPPNKAEVLEGYERRASKIDQQYDRGNVTEDERRQELIDLWGEATAELTEAMQKNFTSDNPIFMMVDSGARGNMTQMRQIAAMRGLVANPKGEIIARPIKSNFREGLSVLEYFISTHGGRKGQADTALRTADSGYLTRRLVDVSQDVIIREEDCGTERGLTKVIAKWTTDGKDEEGRDIRVPAEPFAKNASVETPVDVETAVYARTLAVDVADDKGTVLVAAGTDLGDAEISKLVAAGVTEVKVRSVLTCESTVGTCAMCYGRSLASGKTVDVGEAVGIVAAQSIGEPGTQLTMRTFHTGGVAGDDITQGLPRVTELFEARQPKGKAPIAEADGVVRIEDGDRSRKIVIVRDDGGEDLEYPVARRTRLEFDDHEGRRIAIRDGVHVSIGQQLTAGQVDPQDVLRVRGLRKVQEHLVDEVQLVYRTQGAPIHDKHIEIIIRQMLRRVTVIDSGDTMMMPGELVDRGSYEAANRQALSEGGKPAEGRPVLMGITKASLATESWLSAASFQETTKVLTDAAIQGKTDTLQGLKENVILGKLIPAGTGLERYRNIRVEPTEEARASAFTMSYDPYDYSFGSDVVGPAVPLDEMDFGEIR